ATAGAACCAGTGACACAAACAAATATTTGGCATGCTTTACAAGGTATTGAGGATGGGAAAGCTCCTGGAATTGATGACTTTAATGCCttctttttcaaataaaccTGGCCAACAATTGGAGATGGAGTTACAAAAGCAGTGACCCATCGATCTTTTCCCATTTAGACTCAGTCATCAACCAAAACATTGTGGCTATCCTGGAACTGTATACAAAGGCAGACTTTCCAGTGAAATCTATGTTGCAGTAAAAGTCCTACGCGATTCCAAGAGTAAAGGGGaagaatttatcaataaaatcagCACAATTGGGAGAATCCATCATGTTAATTCAAAAGGACATGGATACAGTAGTGGAAAAAAGTCAATTCAGGAGTGTACTCATTTAAGGTAGCAGTCAATTAATGCATTCCGATCCTCAAGTCTCTGAACTAAAACAGGGCATTACCATTCCTTATAAAATCAACCAATAATCAACAAAGACAAGCTCAATGATTTGCCTTCAATCAATGTTTTGATGCAAAAACAAATCACACCAATGAAGTACCattcaaaaatactttttttactTGACTGCCACAACCATTCAAAAATACTTGACTAccacatctttttttttttaaatcagtaCTTCACGCTATATCTTTCAACATTATCACCAAGAACGGTTCCATTCCATTTATCGCAATTTTCTTCCACAGCCAAAAACATACTTCACCATACCCTCCACATCACCATCaatagaaaaatgaagaagaacatcaagaaaAAAGAGTCgcaatagaaaaataaacaaagtcGCAACAGAGAAAagaaatagagaagaaaaagaaacagtcAAAACAGTCAATTAGCGATACCAACCTTGCTCAGCCCCTTGAACAGAAGTAGGTTCTCTTGGTGAAGGAATGGACAATGCTACCAGTATGTTAGGATCAATTAATCCCGCATGCTTAAGTTGTGCAATTACATCTGCAATAACTTCTTGTCGCACAGTTTTCTTTTGTTCCTCCATTTGTTTCTCCATTTTCTGCATCCTTTCTTGCATTTGCGGCATTCCATCAGTTGTTGCATTTAAAGTTGATTCTGAATtgccaactttttttttcaaagtagtCTTTGTAACTCCTACTCCATATAGTCTTAGACGTCCCGGATGTTCAGGACCCATGACGGTTGAAAATGCATCAACATACTCACCATTTATGCtcatttgtttttcaatttccTCCATTTCAGCCTACCAAAGCATATCCAACAAACACAATCTTATGAAATATATAATTgatctcaataaaaaaaattaaaaatagacagTACTCATACAATTTTACTAGTAGTATTTTCATTCGAAGCCTTGTACAAACGCCCGGGTTTTCTTGTTCTTGTAACCACAAAGAGATCCTTAGATGACACTGTCTCCTTATCTTTTTCCTAGTCACATTGAAATGTATATCAGAAATTGTTTAAATGTCATGTTAAgactagaaaataaataagagaacACACCAGCTTATTACGGACTAAAGCGAAACTCTTTTTGCCAGCAGTGTGTGGATTCATCAGTTTTTTTCGATTCTTAGTATTTGTTTCAGACATTTTCTGCAAAGAAATGAATCAATAATGTTAACCGAAGGCATGTTAGTGCTATATAGTGTACTACACGAGGTCAATatctcaatatttattttttaacaagtCCAACTTAATAAAAAGAGGGAGAACATATTTGGGAGGCTGCTACAATTATCAAACTCACAACATTagtcaaattttaattcaaGCTAATATAGAGACCAAAACAGGTTGGCAACCCTTTATAACAGTCACGTGTCTTGTAAACAAGCTGTTTTAATTGTGACTATCACACCAAATGAAGAAAGAAGCTGCAACATATTACAacagagaagagaaaataaaagaaaaaataaagcaacaacaacaacgataTCGCAAAAGAGATCACGAAATGAATAAGCTGAAAATTTGAGATTCTGAACTACATTTTTACCTTGAATTTTTCCGACTTCCAATATATGAGGAGCTCTCTAAATTGACATTCTGGAATATGACCAGGCCTTTTTGCCATTCGAACTTCATCATTGTCATATGGATCATAATAAGTCATCTTCAAATCACTCCTATGTCTTCTCCAAGCCTCTCGAATTGTTACCATAGTCCAATTGTATGCAGCTTCAGGAATAATGTATTTCTCCTATAATTTTGTGTCATTCGCTTAGCCAATAGAAGTAACATACTTTTACAAATAATGTAATATTGTAAACAACAAACCTTGGTATAATCCCATAAATCTTGTTTAGTGTCCATGCTCCTCCAATCAAATATATCAAATGGGCAAAGAGTCGCATTTCTAGCCAATGTTCCTAGGAAACTACTTAACTCTATGACAACATCATCAGTAGGACCAACATGTTGATTTTCCCTATTCAGTAGGATCAACTTACGCTCTTTTCGGGCATGTACATTATGCATTTGCGTTCTACCTCTTTTATTTTGAGTGGAAATGTCTTCAGCTATaagaaaatacaagaaatataatTAGAAATCATGGATACATTTAATAGGTTTCTAAGCTTATATGTTACCTTGTTCTTCAGGTTGGTCATCTGTTTGAGGAGTGACAGAATTCATTTGCACTTGATCCTCGAAATGCAGCTCCTCGACAGGCTGCTCAAGAGGCTGCTCCTCGACAGGCTGCTCCTCTACAGATTGTCTATTTGCTTCAGATTGTGGTGCCACTGGTTGTTGTACTCCAATTAATTTAAGCAGATGTCCTTTCTCGCACTCTATAGCTTGAACAATTTCATTTGTTGTCAATAACCGTTGTTTCTTATTTGCCAAGAATGATAACGATCCTGGTTTAGCAAATGtcttattttttgattttttgtttctttttgaaggTTCTTGTTGACTCATGACTATGCAAACCTGTGTAAAAATAGGACTAAAGAAGTTAAAAAGCACGGCAGAGTACACCTGCACTTAAACGTAATCACCAAGGTCTTACAAATCACATTTTTTATCAGTAAAATTTGAAACCAAATGTTTAACTCTTTAATAATCATATCAGTTAAAGAGAAGTATTAGCAAAGAAATATTCAAAGAATCATAATAAAGAGATAAGAACCTGGTGTTTTGGACCTTAATAAAGAGATAAGAACCTGGTGNNNNNNNNNNNNNNNNNNNNNNNNNNNNNNNNNNNNNNNNNNNNNNNNNNNNNNNNNNNNNNNNNNNNNNNNNNNNNNNNNNNNNNNNNNNNNNNNNNNNNNNNNNNNNNNNNNNNNNNNNNNNNNNNNNNNNNNNNNNNNNNNNNNaaaaaaaacaagaagagcATGTATTTGAACAAGTTCACAAGATCTTTTGTCAATCATCAGCTTCCATCCAATCCCAATCAGTATCATCAAAGTCATCCTCCTCTTCCGATGTTTCCATTGCTACATCTTGTGAATGTTGTGCAATGGAAGGAACATCGATGATATCAACAGGGAGATCTTCTCTCGACCATCTAACATCTACATCAAGTAATCTTTCTGATGAACCAATATCATCATTAGGCTCTCTCCAAAATGTTTCTTCAATATTAGGACAACTCTCTTCCTCCAAATCATACAAATCTACTGGGACTTTGTTTCTTGCATAATAAACATTTTTCTCAATTGGGTCTTCCACATAAAAAACTTGATGCACTTGAGATGCTAGTACAAAAGGATCATCTGTACTACATTTTTTATTGAAGTATACCCGAGTCAATCCATATTCATCGACTTCATTATGAAACCAATCACATTTAAAAAGTACAACACTAAAGCAACCCCAATAATCAATCTCAATGATATCCTGAATAATTCCATAATAGATAACCATTCCATCAACGGGATTTTGGTCCCTAGCACTAGCAAAACTATCTGTTGTTGCTGACAAAGTCACTCCACTATTTTGAGTTTTGCAAGGGGCATCCCGAATCTTCGTATGAAATTGATATCCATTAATGAAATATCTAGTATATCTTTTTGCCACAAAGTTAGGCCCTTTAGCTAGCCATCTTATATGATTGGACActtcaatatttttaactttgtccCTAAACCAATCACCAAATTCTCTACTATGGACCCGTGCTTTTACCCATGCATTTCCTCTAGTATGATTATCAATTAAACTCTTATGTTCCCTGTAAGCATGTAATGTAATTTCATCAATGTGTATTtataaatgaaatgaaatttgaaatacattATCATAACATCTAAATGATGTTTAAAAACAAACTACTATTTTATCTTACTTGATGAATGTCTCTACTTGTTCATCTCCGGTATTGAACAAAGTATATCGATGTGCTTCAAACCACTCATGTTGCTCCATGATAATAGATTTGCCTTTCCTTATATTCTCACTTCCGATTGGATGACCTGTCTTAGGAAATAAAGGTGAAACATCACCTTCCTCTGTTTGAATGTCCTCATCATCCTCCGTTTGATACCTACTTAATCTTGTCTTCACCGTATTAGGTAGGTGTATCGAACAGAAGTTCAAACAATCTACAGCTGAAAAACCTTCTACTATTGATCCTTCTGGATTTTTTCGATTACGAACAAACCCCTTGAAGTTACACATAGTTCTTTCAGTAGAATACATCCAACGCAAATGAGTCGGGCCTCCAAGCTTAATTTCATCTACTAGATGAATAGGCAAATGTGtcattatatcaaaaaaatatggaGGAAAAATCTTTTCAAGCTCGCATTCAATATCTATGATTTCTGCTTTCTTCTTATCAAGATCGCTTCTTCTTA
The Solanum stenotomum isolate F172 chromosome 12, ASM1918654v1, whole genome shotgun sequence DNA segment above includes these coding regions:
- the LOC125846911 gene encoding uncharacterized protein LOC125846911; its protein translation is MSETNTKNRKKLMNPHTAGKKSFALVRNKLEKDKETVSSKDLFVVTRTRKPGRLYKASNENTTSKIEMQERMQKMEKQMEEQKKTVRQEVIADVIAQLKHAGLIDPNILVALSIPSPREPTSVQGAEQGDEIEEGDESSSEDLT